The Prosthecobacter sp. genome has a segment encoding these proteins:
- a CDS encoding NADH-ubiquinone oxidoreductase-F iron-sulfur binding region domain-containing protein — MSKNLSALSFRKGVEKNVFERMVDAADKAGTAAKNETVHPLGADTLFGDAVTLGAVSFYDFLKKENEGKKVFICNGSACLCAGTQDKLHHTLETHFKQDEIGHICCLGRCHQGGALQYQGKNYSGQSDTALGDLFKTGKGDHEDRYAVVSHLQPAQLTAEFPGIDEYYAPFKKLITTSDRDALGTELKDSGLRGRGGAGFPLHFKWSSCRAAEGVVKYIVCNADEGDPGAYIDKYLMEQQPHSVLLGMMVAGWFAGAENGILYIRAEYPDSVTIINEAIEDLRAAGLLGQNILDTGFNFMLKSIKGAGAYICGEETALLASLEGQRPEVRTRPPFPTIEGLFRKPTIVNNVETFSNIHAILSMGGKAYAQIGTPQSTGPKLLSLDSHFANPGIYEVAMGTPLQTVIDLAGGFKTDIKAIQIGGPLGGIVPISHIDQLTVDFESFKQAGFLLGHAGVVSIPETLPMIEYIQHLFQFTADESCGKCFPCRLGSTRGKELIAKARGDASYKIDRELITDLLDTMEQTSLCALGGGVPLPIKNALEHFQSELAPFFKA; from the coding sequence ATGTCCAAGAACCTCAGTGCCCTCTCCTTCCGCAAAGGCGTCGAAAAGAATGTCTTCGAACGCATGGTTGATGCCGCCGACAAGGCCGGCACCGCCGCGAAAAATGAAACCGTGCATCCGCTCGGCGCGGACACCCTGTTTGGCGATGCCGTGACGCTCGGAGCCGTGTCGTTCTACGATTTCCTCAAAAAGGAAAACGAAGGGAAGAAGGTCTTCATCTGCAATGGCTCGGCCTGCCTCTGCGCTGGCACGCAGGACAAACTGCATCACACGCTGGAAACGCACTTCAAGCAGGATGAAATCGGCCACATCTGCTGCCTGGGCCGCTGCCATCAGGGCGGTGCATTGCAATACCAAGGCAAAAACTACTCCGGCCAGAGCGACACTGCGCTGGGTGATCTTTTCAAGACTGGCAAAGGCGATCACGAGGATCGTTACGCCGTCGTCTCCCATCTCCAACCCGCACAGCTCACCGCCGAGTTCCCCGGCATCGACGAATACTACGCGCCGTTCAAGAAACTCATCACCACGAGTGATCGTGATGCTCTTGGCACCGAATTGAAGGACAGCGGCCTGCGGGGGCGTGGCGGCGCGGGTTTCCCGCTGCATTTCAAATGGTCCTCCTGCCGTGCTGCCGAAGGCGTGGTCAAATACATCGTCTGCAATGCCGATGAAGGCGATCCCGGTGCCTACATCGACAAATACCTCATGGAACAGCAGCCGCACAGCGTCCTGCTTGGCATGATGGTCGCCGGTTGGTTTGCCGGTGCTGAGAACGGCATCCTCTACATCCGTGCCGAGTATCCTGATTCCGTCACCATCATCAATGAAGCCATCGAAGACCTCCGCGCTGCTGGATTGCTCGGCCAGAACATCCTCGACACCGGTTTCAACTTCATGCTGAAGTCGATCAAAGGTGCCGGAGCCTACATCTGCGGCGAGGAAACCGCCCTGCTCGCCAGCCTCGAGGGCCAGCGCCCCGAAGTCCGTACCCGCCCACCTTTTCCGACTATCGAAGGCCTCTTCCGCAAGCCTACCATCGTCAACAACGTCGAAACTTTCTCGAACATCCACGCCATCCTTTCGATGGGAGGCAAAGCGTATGCGCAGATCGGCACGCCGCAGTCCACCGGTCCGAAACTGCTCTCGCTCGACTCACATTTTGCCAACCCCGGCATCTACGAAGTCGCCATGGGCACGCCATTGCAGACCGTTATTGATCTCGCTGGTGGATTCAAAACCGACATCAAAGCCATCCAGATCGGCGGCCCGCTTGGCGGCATCGTTCCGATCTCGCACATCGACCAGCTCACCGTCGATTTCGAGAGCTTCAAGCAAGCCGGTTTCCTCCTCGGACACGCCGGCGTCGTCAGCATCCCCGAGACGCTGCCGATGATCGAATACATCCAGCATCTGTTCCAGTTCACCGCCGACGAAAGCTGCGGCAAATGCTTCCCCTGCCGCCTCGGCAGCACGCGAGGCAAAGAACTCATCGCCAAAGCCCGCGGTGACGCTAGCTACAAGATCGACCGCGAACTCATCACCGACCTGCTCGACACCATGGAGCAGACGAGCCTCTGCGCCCTCGGCGGCGGCGTCCCGCTGCCGATCAAGAACGCGCTGGAGCATTTCCAAAGCGAACTCGCCCCTTTCTTTAAAGCCTAA